A portion of the Staphylococcus felis genome contains these proteins:
- a CDS encoding peptide MFS transporter, which translates to MSKHYTRAEILDSIPHKGFFGHPKGLSTLFFTEFWERFSYYGMKAILAYYIYYSVAKGGFGIDQGVALQIVSIYGALVYMSGVIGGWIADRITGTRHALFYGGILIMIGHILLALPNSFVILLIALLFLIIGTGLLKPNISTTVGLLYEKNDPRMDSAFTIFYMSINLGALVSPLIIGWTQVHVGFHAGFAIAAVGMFLGLLIYFITNKKYLGLAGLEVPDPLTPEERSKLIKIVASVVVIIAVVCIALSQTGRLTISIFADFITILGIFLPLFYFVKIIISKKTESHERKRVFAYIPLFIASVAFWMIQEQGSTVLAQFADTKTQLNLAKVTGGLIDFHIPPAWFQSLNPLFIIILAPLFSILWVKLGRFNPPTVMKFAIGVFLAGLSYLIMVVPLSGEFSLINPFWLVMSFLLVTLGELCLSPIGLSTTTKLAPEAFTSQMMSVWFLSNAMAQGINAQMVEIYTSISANHYFLSSGLIAIGIGVLLFILTPFIKKLMSGVN; encoded by the coding sequence ATGAGCAAGCATTATACTAGAGCGGAAATACTGGATAGTATCCCTCACAAAGGTTTTTTTGGGCATCCAAAAGGGCTTAGCACTTTGTTCTTTACTGAATTTTGGGAACGATTTAGTTACTACGGCATGAAAGCCATTTTAGCATATTACATTTACTATTCGGTAGCTAAAGGTGGTTTCGGCATTGATCAAGGTGTGGCACTTCAAATTGTTTCAATATACGGTGCACTCGTATACATGAGTGGTGTGATAGGCGGTTGGATTGCAGACCGTATTACAGGCACACGCCACGCATTGTTCTACGGTGGTATATTGATTATGATCGGGCATATTTTATTAGCATTACCTAATAGTTTTGTTATTTTACTGATTGCTTTACTATTTCTAATTATCGGTACTGGATTATTAAAGCCAAATATTTCAACAACTGTTGGATTATTATATGAAAAAAATGATCCTCGTATGGATTCTGCTTTCACTATTTTTTATATGTCAATTAACCTTGGTGCATTAGTTTCACCATTGATTATTGGTTGGACTCAAGTACATGTTGGTTTCCATGCAGGATTTGCGATTGCTGCAGTAGGTATGTTCTTAGGTTTATTAATCTATTTTATTACGAATAAAAAATATCTTGGTTTAGCAGGATTAGAGGTTCCAGATCCATTAACACCAGAAGAACGCTCAAAATTAATTAAAATCGTTGCTTCTGTTGTTGTTATTATCGCAGTCGTTTGTATTGCGCTTTCACAAACAGGTCGATTGACAATTTCGATATTTGCTGACTTTATTACAATTCTCGGAATCTTTTTACCATTATTCTACTTTGTTAAAATCATCATTAGTAAAAAGACTGAATCACATGAGCGCAAACGTGTATTTGCATATATTCCGTTGTTCATTGCTTCTGTAGCGTTTTGGATGATTCAAGAACAAGGTTCAACAGTACTTGCACAATTTGCAGATACAAAGACACAATTAAATTTAGCTAAAGTGACAGGCGGATTGATTGATTTTCATATTCCACCTGCTTGGTTCCAATCTCTCAATCCATTATTCATCATTATTCTAGCACCATTGTTTTCAATTCTATGGGTTAAGTTAGGCCGTTTTAATCCACCTACTGTAATGAAATTTGCTATCGGTGTATTTTTAGCGGGGCTGTCTTATCTTATTATGGTTGTACCCCTTTCTGGTGAATTCTCATTAATTAATCCATTCTGGTTAGTGATGAGTTTCTTACTCGTTACTTTAGGGGAACTCTGTTTATCGCCAATTGGATTATCAACGACAACAAAGTTAGCACCTGAAGCATTTACATCTCAAATGATGAGTGTTTGGTTCTTATCTAATGCAATGGCTCAAGGGATTAACGCTCAAATGGTTGAAATATATACTAGCATCAGTGCAAATCATTACTTTTTATCTTCTGGCTTAATTGCTATCGGTATTGGTGTTTTATTATTTATCCTTACACCATTTATTAAAAAGTTAATGTCTGGTGTTAACTAG
- a CDS encoding peptide MFS transporter produces the protein MAHLSHEKAVQAIPQKGFFGHPRGLGVLYTVEFWERFSYYGMRALLIYYIYYNIGQGGLGLEKTFAQSLISIYGSLIFMTSILGGWVADRILGTRRSMVYGAILIIIGHICLSLPFALSGLLFSMFFIIIGSGLMKPNISNIVGRLYPEGDDRIDSGFVIFYMAVNMGAFVSPLILDHFRASGQFHGGFLIAAIGMAFSLLIYVLFHRKNLGQIGMVAPNPLSSNEKKKYRILFGGLTIIILLVLIIAYLTHTLSFDLVSLIVLILGLVLPISYFVIMIASKETTPTERSRVIAFIPLFIVGVIFWAIQEQGANVLNVYADEKANLAFHFLGLSGHFPITWFQSINPLFIVICAPVISWLWRRLGRFEPNLPLKFALGLFLAGLSFILMMAVIFSYGDKEIWFLWIILSYFICVIGELCISPTGSSSAVKLAPKVFNAQMMSLWLLTNATAQAINAQLVKLLPIVGYQNYFGIIGGIAIIVAILTVLGSPFILKAMKL, from the coding sequence ATGGCTCATTTATCACATGAAAAAGCGGTGCAAGCTATTCCTCAAAAAGGATTCTTTGGCCACCCACGGGGATTAGGTGTTCTTTATACTGTAGAATTTTGGGAACGCTTTAGTTATTACGGTATGCGTGCACTCCTTATTTATTATATTTACTATAATATTGGGCAAGGAGGATTAGGCCTTGAAAAAACATTTGCTCAATCTTTAATTTCGATTTACGGCTCTCTCATATTTATGACTTCCATATTAGGAGGCTGGGTGGCAGACCGAATATTAGGAACTCGACGTTCGATGGTATATGGGGCAATTCTTATTATTATTGGTCACATCTGTCTAAGCTTACCCTTCGCACTAAGCGGCTTGTTATTTTCAATGTTTTTTATCATCATTGGATCTGGACTAATGAAACCAAATATTTCCAATATTGTCGGACGTTTATATCCTGAAGGTGATGACCGTATTGATTCTGGATTTGTTATTTTCTATATGGCTGTAAATATGGGAGCTTTTGTATCTCCATTAATTTTAGATCACTTCCGAGCGAGCGGTCAATTTCATGGTGGCTTCTTAATTGCTGCAATCGGAATGGCTTTTTCATTACTCATTTATGTTCTATTTCATCGTAAAAACTTAGGACAAATTGGTATGGTAGCACCTAACCCATTAAGCTCTAATGAGAAAAAGAAATATCGTATTCTTTTTGGAGGTTTGACTATCATCATCCTTCTTGTTCTAATCATAGCGTATTTGACACATACATTATCATTTGACTTAGTTAGCTTGATTGTTCTTATTTTAGGTTTAGTTTTACCAATTAGCTATTTTGTGATTATGATTGCAAGCAAAGAAACAACGCCAACAGAACGTTCACGCGTGATTGCTTTCATCCCACTTTTTATAGTAGGTGTCATTTTTTGGGCTATTCAAGAACAAGGTGCCAATGTTCTAAATGTTTATGCAGATGAAAAAGCCAACTTAGCATTTCACTTCTTAGGATTAAGTGGTCACTTCCCTATTACGTGGTTCCAGTCAATTAATCCATTATTTATCGTTATATGTGCGCCAGTTATCTCTTGGTTATGGCGTCGATTAGGACGATTTGAGCCAAACTTGCCTCTCAAATTTGCTTTAGGTCTTTTCTTAGCAGGCCTCTCATTTATATTAATGATGGCTGTTATTTTTTCGTATGGTGACAAAGAGATATGGTTTTTATGGATTATCTTATCGTACTTTATTTGTGTGATTGGTGAATTATGTATATCACCTACTGGTAGCAGCTCTGCAGTTAAGCTAGCCCCTAAAGTGTTCAACGCCCAAATGATGAGTTTATGGCTCTTAACTAACGCAACCGCTCAAGCAATTAATGCACAACTGGTAAAATTACTGCCTATCGTAGGGTATCAAAATTATTTTGGCATTATCGGTGGCATAGCTATCATTGTGGCTATCTTAACTGTTCTAGGATCACCTTTTATCTTAAAGGCAATGAAACTCTAA
- a CDS encoding diacylglycerol/lipid kinase family protein yields MTHRFKHGLLFYHQYSGLNKIHQGLGEVTTALTQLCQRFSIQLSENEGDIEAYCSEIKAHHNAEGIDVLLILGGDGTVNELVNGVLQHQLDIPIAVIPGGTFNDFAKTLNLSPKAGQASKDLLNATPEYYDVIKIGNRYALNFAGLGLMVQNAENVEGRSKDLFGKLSYITSTLKTLADPIEFKYELNIDGKTYTGTTSMILFANGRFIGGGKIPMTEMSPSDGKLNTFIFNTRSMSILKDLFSLRDSMTWNEIPENIQHIHSHHIQLKTTPQMRVDIDGEIDIQTPITMEVIPNAIRILTALPQS; encoded by the coding sequence ATGACACACCGCTTTAAACATGGCCTTCTCTTTTATCATCAATATAGTGGATTAAACAAAATTCATCAAGGCTTAGGCGAAGTGACTACCGCGCTCACTCAACTCTGTCAGCGTTTTTCGATTCAGTTGAGTGAAAATGAAGGTGATATTGAGGCATATTGTAGTGAAATTAAAGCACATCATAATGCTGAGGGTATTGATGTTTTATTAATATTAGGTGGAGACGGTACAGTCAATGAGTTAGTAAATGGTGTATTACAACATCAGTTAGACATTCCTATTGCTGTCATACCTGGAGGGACATTTAATGACTTTGCTAAAACTTTAAATTTATCACCAAAAGCAGGTCAAGCAAGTAAAGATTTATTAAATGCAACTCCCGAATATTATGATGTTATCAAAATAGGCAATCGTTATGCACTTAACTTTGCTGGTCTCGGACTTATGGTTCAAAATGCTGAAAATGTTGAAGGTCGCTCTAAAGATCTTTTTGGCAAATTGAGTTATATTACTTCAACACTTAAAACATTGGCAGACCCTATTGAATTCAAATACGAACTGAATATAGACGGTAAAACTTATACTGGTACGACTTCGATGATCTTATTTGCTAATGGACGCTTTATCGGTGGGGGCAAAATTCCAATGACTGAGATGTCCCCTTCTGATGGCAAACTTAATACTTTTATATTTAACACACGTAGCATGAGCATTCTTAAAGATTTATTTAGTTTGCGAGACAGTATGACATGGAATGAAATCCCTGAGAACATTCAACACATTCATAGTCATCATATTCAACTTAAAACGACACCACAAATGCGTGTCGACATTGACGGTGAAATCGATATTCAAACACCTATTACTATGGAAGTTATTCCAAATGCAATTCGCATTTTAACCGCTTTACCCCAATCCTAA
- a CDS encoding 5' nucleotidase, NT5C type — MMRESIGIDMDEVLADTLGAIIKELNQRTQLGIKIQDLIGEKIYDIMPEHEEEIRDILASDGFFRRLDVMKDAQEVVQKLVQHYDIYIVTAAMDVPTSFRDKYEWLLEHFPFLDSQQFVFCGRKNIVATDYLIDDNPRQLGIHTGKPLMFTAPHNEKNNDFERLNNWKEVEHYFLSSK; from the coding sequence ATGATGCGTGAGTCAATTGGGATTGATATGGATGAAGTTTTGGCAGATACACTTGGAGCAATCATTAAAGAGTTAAATCAACGGACACAACTGGGTATTAAAATTCAAGACCTAATTGGTGAAAAAATTTATGATATCATGCCAGAACATGAGGAAGAGATTCGAGATATTTTAGCATCAGATGGATTTTTTAGACGTCTAGATGTAATGAAAGATGCGCAAGAAGTAGTTCAAAAACTGGTACAGCACTACGATATTTATATTGTTACTGCTGCAATGGATGTCCCAACATCGTTTCGTGATAAATATGAATGGTTACTGGAACATTTCCCATTTTTAGATTCACAACAGTTTGTGTTCTGTGGGCGCAAAAACATTGTAGCTACTGACTATCTAATAGATGACAACCCTAGACAATTAGGCATCCATACAGGTAAACCGCTCATGTTTACAGCACCACACAACGAAAAGAACAATGATTTTGAACGTCTGAATAATTGGAAAGAAGTTGAACACTACTTCTTGAGTTCGAAATAA
- a CDS encoding response regulator transcription factor, whose translation MINVVLAEDQTMLRQAMVQLMEMHEEINIIENVGDGLEAFRVIQENEVDVAILDVEMPGLTGLEILQLIREKAINVKVIIVTTFKRPGYFEKAVTYDVDAYVLKERSVGELVQTIHRVMRGEKEYSEVLMSSIFTERNPLTLKEQTVLKGIGNGLSNREIAKALFLSNGTVRNYISTIMDKLEADNRFDAWKTAYDKGWI comes from the coding sequence ATGATTAATGTGGTTTTAGCAGAAGACCAAACGATGTTACGCCAAGCAATGGTACAACTCATGGAAATGCATGAGGAAATTAATATAATTGAAAATGTAGGAGATGGTTTAGAAGCATTTCGTGTCATTCAAGAAAATGAAGTTGATGTTGCGATATTAGATGTAGAAATGCCTGGGTTAACAGGTTTAGAGATATTGCAATTAATACGTGAAAAAGCTATTAATGTCAAAGTCATTATCGTAACCACTTTTAAAAGGCCAGGTTATTTTGAAAAAGCAGTCACATATGATGTAGATGCATATGTATTGAAAGAAAGATCTGTAGGAGAGTTAGTTCAAACGATTCATCGTGTCATGAGAGGTGAAAAGGAGTACAGTGAGGTTTTAATGTCTTCAATTTTTACGGAACGAAATCCACTTACTTTAAAAGAACAAACGGTGCTGAAAGGAATTGGTAATGGTCTTTCAAATCGTGAAATTGCGAAAGCGTTGTTTTTATCTAACGGTACTGTGCGTAATTATATCTCTACAATTATGGATAAATTGGAGGCAGACAATAGATTTGATGCATGGAAAACAGCTTACGATAAAGGATGGATATAG
- a CDS encoding sensor histidine kinase, translating to MKKLDLNLGNLASLAYLLFPIISLVYYDNRGSVLILTIITGVFSIAYTILIIGSKMLSNRLRFNILVIHYIGIIYFVYAIHPTTSLFLFYSAFALPFSFKVLLWSKEYVAFLITMIACLSITYVFYSPSIFMMLVVFYLIINLMMFSNFKTVEKAEYKERLEEKNKYINVLIANQERNRIGQDLHDTLGHVFASLSLKSELAIKLIDQNKYQAKAEMIEVNRLSKEALTEIRAIVHNLKIQSFEEEVASLEYLLKTANLKFHFENVALSYSMSPTKQSFLAMILREAINNVIKHADATEVRASLSQDSQGIILKICDNGKGSEQPNIHLQSIQNRVDLLGGELEVRNHNGLHIYILIPRGVQS from the coding sequence ATGAAGAAATTAGACTTAAACCTTGGAAATTTAGCAAGTCTAGCTTATTTGCTATTTCCTATCATTTCATTAGTTTATTATGACAATAGAGGGTCAGTTCTCATTTTAACTATTATAACTGGGGTATTTTCTATCGCTTATACAATATTAATTATCGGCTCTAAAATGCTAAGTAATAGGTTACGATTCAATATACTTGTAATCCATTACATAGGTATTATTTATTTTGTATATGCAATCCATCCAACGACTTCACTATTTTTGTTTTATAGTGCATTTGCATTACCGTTTTCTTTCAAAGTATTATTATGGTCAAAAGAGTATGTTGCATTTTTGATAACGATGATTGCGTGTTTAAGCATCACTTATGTATTTTATTCACCTTCTATTTTTATGATGTTAGTAGTTTTTTATTTAATTATTAATTTGATGATGTTCTCAAATTTTAAAACGGTTGAGAAAGCAGAGTATAAAGAACGACTTGAAGAGAAAAATAAGTATATTAATGTTTTGATTGCGAATCAAGAGCGTAACAGAATAGGTCAAGATTTACACGATACATTAGGTCACGTTTTTGCCAGTTTAAGTTTAAAATCAGAGTTAGCTATTAAGTTAATAGATCAAAACAAGTATCAAGCTAAAGCGGAAATGATAGAAGTCAACAGATTATCGAAAGAAGCTCTCACAGAAATTAGAGCAATCGTTCATAATTTAAAAATACAATCATTTGAAGAAGAAGTGGCGTCTTTAGAGTATTTGTTAAAAACGGCTAATTTAAAATTTCATTTCGAAAATGTAGCGTTATCATATTCAATGAGTCCAACTAAGCAATCATTTCTAGCAATGATATTACGTGAAGCCATTAATAATGTTATTAAACATGCAGATGCGACTGAAGTGAGAGCGTCTTTATCTCAGGATTCACAAGGCATCATTCTAAAAATATGTGATAACGGTAAAGGGAGTGAGCAGCCGAATATTCATCTGCAAAGTATTCAAAATAGAGTAGATTTACTAGGCGGTGAGCTAGAAGTACGCAATCATAATGGGCTTCATATTTATATTTTAATACCTAGAGGTGTTCAGTCATGA
- a CDS encoding ABC transporter permease — translation MIWNYLLIEIKLMVRYKTRLALSILLPLAFYLLFTSIIDVPQQEKAEFNKMYMYSMTTFSLTSFCLFSFPLEIIDERKRGWYKNLIRTPLKKSYYITVKILKVMIQFAIAIIIIFTVAALFKNVHMPYLEWIVSGLLLWIGASLFLTMGSLLSQLNDLQKASGIGNILYIVLAVMGGLWMPIDQFPVWMRSISDVMPTYHLKRLAIEGSENLLATTTSLSILMLYSMVFLCITLYIHKRRDVVS, via the coding sequence ATGATTTGGAATTACTTGTTGATAGAGATCAAGTTGATGGTGCGATACAAAACGAGATTGGCTTTATCTATACTGTTACCTTTAGCTTTTTACTTACTATTTACTTCAATTATTGATGTACCACAACAGGAAAAGGCCGAGTTCAATAAAATGTATATGTACAGTATGACAACTTTTAGTTTAACGAGCTTTTGCCTTTTTTCATTTCCTCTTGAAATCATAGACGAGAGAAAAAGAGGATGGTACAAAAACCTAATTAGAACACCTTTAAAAAAGAGCTATTATATTACTGTGAAAATTTTAAAAGTAATGATTCAATTTGCGATTGCAATCATCATAATATTTACTGTTGCTGCACTATTTAAGAACGTCCATATGCCATATCTAGAATGGATTGTTTCTGGATTATTATTATGGATAGGAGCATCCCTCTTTTTAACAATGGGATCACTATTATCACAGTTAAATGACTTACAAAAAGCAAGCGGAATCGGTAATATATTATATATAGTATTAGCCGTTATGGGGGGATTGTGGATGCCTATAGATCAATTTCCAGTTTGGATGAGATCCATTTCTGATGTGATGCCAACGTATCATTTGAAAAGATTAGCGATAGAAGGAAGCGAAAATCTATTAGCTACAACAACTTCTTTGAGTATCTTAATGCTATACAGTATGGTCTTTTTATGTATCACATTATATATTCATAAAAGAAGAGATGTCGTGTCATGA
- a CDS encoding ABC transporter ATP-binding protein: MIEVKEVTKTYHYQKVINQVSFKVYRGTCTAIIGPNGSGKTTLIDLLIGDRDASQGEVSDTSNILDKKHLGVMFQHTHFPERVKVKELYNLFAHFYPNAISIERFKEITRFSNEQLNQYATDLSGGQQRILDFALTLIGQPKCLILDEPTSAMDVQMRQHFWKIIQRLKKKRVTILYTSHYIEEVERMANHVLVLNQGKLIFNDTPQNIKKQQETAIIKLPKHLVKLRDCLTNVNVSQPHNQLHIETSDINRTLKELISANVSLKGIEVHQKSLLEIVFDNKGKGEQ; this comes from the coding sequence ATGATTGAAGTGAAAGAAGTGACTAAAACCTATCACTATCAAAAAGTGATCAATCAAGTATCCTTTAAGGTTTATCGAGGGACATGTACAGCAATCATCGGTCCGAATGGGTCTGGAAAAACAACGCTCATTGATTTATTAATTGGCGATAGAGACGCCAGTCAAGGTGAGGTAAGTGATACATCAAATATATTAGATAAGAAACATTTAGGTGTGATGTTTCAACATACGCATTTTCCTGAAAGAGTTAAAGTCAAAGAACTTTATAACTTATTTGCACATTTTTACCCTAATGCAATATCAATTGAACGGTTTAAAGAAATCACACGCTTTAGCAATGAACAATTGAATCAATATGCGACAGATTTATCAGGCGGTCAGCAACGTATTCTTGACTTTGCATTAACATTGATAGGACAACCTAAATGTTTGATATTAGACGAGCCAACGAGCGCGATGGATGTTCAAATGAGACAGCATTTTTGGAAAATAATACAGCGTTTAAAGAAGAAGCGAGTCACTATTTTATATACATCTCATTATATTGAAGAAGTCGAAAGAATGGCGAATCATGTTTTAGTATTAAATCAAGGGAAGTTGATTTTTAACGATACACCTCAGAATATCAAAAAACAACAAGAAACGGCCATTATTAAATTACCTAAGCATTTAGTGAAATTAAGAGATTGTTTAACCAATGTGAACGTGTCGCAACCTCATAACCAACTGCATATTGAGACGAGTGATATAAATCGAACATTAAAAGAGCTCATTTCAGCGAATGTGAGTTTGAAAGGTATAGAAGTACATCAAAAATCATTACTTGAAATTGTCTTTGATAACAAAGGAAAAGGAGAACAATGA